The following coding sequences lie in one Heteronotia binoei isolate CCM8104 ecotype False Entrance Well chromosome 6, APGP_CSIRO_Hbin_v1, whole genome shotgun sequence genomic window:
- the LOC132573398 gene encoding serine palmitoyltransferase small subunit B-like, which yields MERGVVRMTNLHEVITGYRTNFQKQRLMAMKTAKRVKDSFYWFYFQYLLLSCCVDLEPWEQIVIHVFTATSITMLVFTAYVFIPIHLRLAFRFFLQLLVK from the exons ATGGAGAGGG GAGTGGTGAGAATGACCAATCTTCATGAAGTTATAACTGGATACAG GACAAACTTCCAGAAGCAAAGACTAATGGCGATGAAAACAGCGAAGCGTGTAAAGGATTCTTTCTACTGGTTTTATTTCCAGTACCTGCTGCTCTCCTGTTGCGTTGACCTGGAGCCCTGGGAACAAATAGTGATACACGTTTTTACCGCCACTAGTATTACCATGTTGGTCTTCACAGCTTATGTGTTCATTCCAATCCATTTACGTTTGGCTTTTAGGTTCTTTCTGCAGTTACTGGTCAAGTAG